Proteins co-encoded in one Fusarium fujikuroi IMI 58289 draft genome, chromosome FFUJ_chr06 genomic window:
- a CDS encoding putative delta(24)-sterol C-methyltransferase — MVASSTASNLEREDHQRDADFNKAMHGSSAQARGGVAAMFRKGGSAKQAAVDEYFKHWDNKRAEDETPEERAARTAEYATLTRHYYNLATDLYEYGWGQSFHFCRFSQGEPFYQAIARHEHYLAHQIGIKEGMKVLDVGCGVGGPAREIAKFTGAHITGLNNNDYQIERATHYAFKEGLSDQLKFVKGDFMQMSFPDNSFDAVYAIEATCHAPTLKGIYSEIFRVLKPGGVFGVYEWLMTDEYDNDNLRHREIRLGIEQGDGISNMCKVSEGLDAIKDSGFEMLHHEDLAMRPDALPWYWPLAGELRYIQSVGDIFTIVRMTTWGRTIAHGLAGLLETFKLAPAGTKKTADSLALAADCLVAGGRDHLFTPMYLMVARKPSA, encoded by the exons ATGGTTGCCTCATCTACCGCCTCCAACCTCGAGCGCGAGGATCACCAGCGCGATGCCGACTTCAACAAGGCCATGCACGGCTCCTCTGCCCAGGCCCGAGGTGGTGTTGCTGCCATGTTCCGAAAGGGCGGTTCTGCTAAGCAGGCTGCTGTCGACGAGTACTTCAAGCACTGGGACAACAAGCGCGCTGAGGACGAGACTCCTGAGGAGCGAGCT GCCCGTACTGCCGAATACGCCACTTTGACTCGACA CTACTACAACCTTGCTACCGATCTCTACGAGTATGGCTGGGGCCAGTCTTTCCACTTCTGCCGATTCTCCCAGGGCGAGCCCTTTTACCAGGCCATTGCCCGCCATGAGCACTACCTTGCTCACCAGATCGGCATCAAGGAGGGCATGAAGGTTCTCGACGTTGGTTGCGGTGTTGGTGGTCCCGCTCGCGAGATCGCCAAGTTCACTGGCGCCCACATTACTGGTCTTAACAACAACGACTACCAGATTGAGCGTGCTACCCATTACGCTTTCAAGGAGGGTCTGTCAGACCAGCTCAAGTTTGTCAAGGGTGACTTTATG CAAATGTCCTTCCCTGACAACAGCTTCGATGCCGTCTATGCCATTGAGGCTACTTGCCACGCTCCTACTCTCAAGGGCATCTACAGCGAGATCTTCCGAGTTCTCAAGCCCGGTGGTGTTTTCGGTGTGTACGAGTGGCTCATGACCGACGAGTACGACAACGATAACCTCCGCCACCGTGAGATTCGATTGGGTATCGAGCAGGGTGATGGTATCTCCAACATGTGCAAGGTCTCTGAGGGACTTGACGCCATCAAGGACTCTGGCTTCGAGATGCTCCACCACGAGGATCTTGCCATGCGCCCTGATGCCCTCCCCTGGTACTGGCCCCTGGCTGGTGAGCTCCGCTACATTCAGTCCGTTGGTGACATCTTCACCATTGTGCGCATGACCACCTGGGGACGAACCATTGCCCACGGTCTGGCTGGTCTTCTTGAGACATTCAAGCTTGCTCCTGCCGGAACCAAGAAGACTGCTGACAGTCTGGCTCTCGCTGCCGACTGCCTGGTCGCAGGTGGTCGCGATCACCTCTTCACCCCCATGTACCTCATGGTGGCTCGCAAGCCTTCTGCGTAA
- a CDS encoding probable pyruvate dehydrogenase (lipoamide) beta chain precursor (PDB1) has protein sequence MSRILRPAARLAASTRALRAPAAPSFAQSAAARAALARPVVFGTAQTRSYADGQSSGVKEVTVRDALNEALAEELEQNEKVFILGEEVAQYNGAYKVTKGLLDRFGEKRVIDTPITESGFCGLAVGAALSGLHPVCEFMTFNFAMQAIDQIINSAAKTLYMSGGIQPCNITFRGPNGFAAGVGAQHSQDYSAWYGSIPGLKVVSPWNSEDAKGLLKAAIRDPNPVVVLENELMYGQSFPMSEAAQKDDFVIPFGKAKIERSGKDLTIVSLGRTVGQSLVAAENLKKKYGVEAEVINLRSVKPLDVETIIQSVKKTGRLLSVESGYPAFGVGSEILALTMEYGFDYLDAPAARVTGAEVPTPYAQKLEEMSFPTEQLIEDYAAKVLRL, from the exons ATGTCTCGCATTCTCCGACCCGCAGCTCGCCTAGCTGCTTCGACCCGGGCTCTTCGCGCTCCCGCTGCCCCTTCGTTCGCCCAGTCTGCCGCCGCTCGTGCTGCTCTTGCTCGACCTGTTGTCTTTGGAACCGCCCAGACCCGATCCTACGCCGACGGCCAGAGCTCCGGTGTCAAGGAGGTCACTGTCCGAGATGCGCTCAACGAGGCTCTcgctgaggagcttgagcagAACGAGAAGGTCTTCATTCTCGGTGAGGAGGTTGCTCAGTACAACGGTGCCTACAAGGTGACCAAGGGTCTTCTCGACCGCTTCGGTGAGAAGCGTGTCATTGATACTCCCATTACTGAGTCTGGTTTCTGTggtcttgctgttggtgctgcCCTCAGTGGTCTTCACCCCGTC TGTGAGTTCATGACCTTCAACTTCGCCATGCAGGCCATCGATCAGATCATCAACTCTGCTGCCAAGACCCTCTACATGTCTGGTGGTATCCAGCCTTGCAACATCACCTTCCGTGGCCCCAACGGCTTCGCTGCTGGTGTCGGCGCTCAGCACTCTCAGGACTACTCCGCCTGGTACGGCAGCATCCCCGGTCTCAAGGTTGTCTCTCCCTGGAACTCCGAGGATGCCAAGGGTCTCCTGAAGGCCGCCATCCGTGACCCCAACCCCGTCGTTGTTCTCGAGAACGAGTTGATGTACGGACAGAGCTTCCCCATGTCTGAGGCTGCCCAGAAGGACGACTTTGTCATTCCCTtcggcaaggccaagattgagCGATCCGGCAAGGATCTGACCATTGTCTCCCTCGGCCGCACTGTTGGCCAGTCTCTTGTTGCCGCCGAgaacctcaagaagaagtacggtgttgaggctgaggttaTCAACCTGCGATCCGTCAAGCCTCTCGATGTTGAGACCATCATTCAGTCCGTCAAGAAGACTGGTCGTCTCCTGTCCGTCGAGTCTGGCTACCCTGCCTTCGGTGTCGGATCTGAGATCCTTGCCTTGACAATGGAGTACGGCTTCGACTACCTCGATGCCCCTGCTGCCCGTGTCACCGGTGCTGAGGTCCCTACCCCTTATGCCCAGAAGCTCGAGGAGATGTCCTTCCCCACCGAGCAGCTGATTGAGGACTACGCTGCCAAGGTCCTCCGTCTgtaa